The following proteins come from a genomic window of Natronosalvus vescus:
- a CDS encoding saccharopine dehydrogenase family protein: MDGLLIYGAYGYTGSLIAREAVAHGGSPVLAGRDGEQVRTLATSLDLDYRVFDVETDDPTDSSERDDSTSASDSDEETQDTTSLVDQLEPFDVVCNCAGPFVHTAEPMVEACLDAGTDYLDINAEFQVFERLASMDERATDADVTVLPGIGFDVVTSDCLAAFLASKLPDATELSLGIATSSTVSRGTAKTMVESLGSGGIIRRRGRLVEVPTAHDTRDIDFGSEVGVKPAMTVPWGDVVTAAHSTDIDSVRVYAASTRRTINALKAGAPLESLAEFDPVKSTLERLVEATMDGPDGSELTTGRAVVWGEVTNGTESVTGRLSTPNPYSFTAESVVLAAEKTLAGEVESGYQTPATAFDHDFVLECSDVQRVVKHSHPQSTA; the protein is encoded by the coding sequence ATGGATGGCCTCCTCATCTACGGTGCCTACGGCTACACTGGCTCACTGATCGCCAGGGAAGCCGTCGCACACGGTGGCTCCCCAGTGCTTGCGGGCCGAGACGGCGAGCAGGTTCGAACCCTGGCCACCAGTCTCGACCTCGACTATCGAGTCTTCGATGTCGAGACCGACGACCCCACCGACAGCAGCGAGCGGGACGACTCCACGTCGGCGAGCGATAGCGACGAGGAAACCCAGGACACCACCAGTCTCGTCGACCAGCTCGAGCCGTTCGACGTCGTCTGTAACTGCGCCGGGCCGTTCGTTCACACGGCGGAGCCGATGGTCGAAGCGTGTCTCGATGCTGGCACCGACTATCTCGACATCAACGCCGAGTTTCAGGTGTTCGAACGACTCGCCTCGATGGACGAGCGAGCCACTGACGCGGACGTCACCGTGTTGCCAGGGATCGGATTCGACGTCGTGACCTCCGACTGTCTGGCTGCGTTTCTCGCGTCGAAACTCCCCGACGCTACTGAGCTCTCCCTTGGGATTGCCACCTCGAGTACCGTCTCGCGCGGGACAGCGAAGACCATGGTCGAGTCGCTCGGTTCGGGCGGAATCATCAGACGTCGGGGCCGACTGGTCGAAGTGCCAACGGCTCACGACACCCGCGACATCGATTTCGGTTCCGAGGTCGGCGTTAAACCGGCGATGACCGTCCCCTGGGGCGACGTCGTCACGGCGGCCCACAGCACGGACATCGACTCCGTTCGAGTGTACGCCGCCTCGACCAGACGGACGATAAATGCCCTCAAAGCGGGCGCTCCGCTCGAGTCGCTGGCCGAGTTCGACCCGGTCAAATCGACGCTCGAACGACTCGTCGAGGCAACGATGGACGGCCCCGACGGGAGCGAACTGACGACCGGCCGAGCCGTTGTCTGGGGTGAAGTCACCAACGGCACCGAGTCCGTCACCGGCCGACTGTCGACGCCGAACCCGTACTCGTTTACGGCCGAGTCGGTGGTTTTGGCCGCCGAAAAGACGCTCGCCGGCGAAGTAGAATCGGGCTACCAAACGCCGGCAACCGCCTTCGACCACGACTTCGTGCTCGAGTGTTCTGACGTCCAGCGGGTGGTGAAACACTCTCACCCACAGTCCACGGCGTAA
- a CDS encoding Rieske (2Fe-2S) protein, whose protein sequence is MAVETPFVPLEAVPTDSTMIVTARDEDDTERDVLRHRTGDDVVGWLDACQHYRRVPIGKDDGETTRNGEFVCENHGAYFEADSGLCTFGPCEGARLEAVEVAVDDGIVYVSDDVYCYTGLGLIERESADRTSTSNVQFYEVGGKNRTSYGLL, encoded by the coding sequence ATGGCTGTGGAGACACCGTTTGTCCCACTCGAGGCTGTGCCGACCGATTCGACGATGATCGTTACTGCTCGCGACGAAGACGACACGGAACGCGACGTACTCCGTCATCGTACCGGCGACGACGTGGTCGGCTGGCTCGACGCCTGCCAGCACTATCGGCGCGTCCCGATTGGCAAAGACGACGGGGAGACGACGCGAAACGGCGAGTTCGTCTGTGAGAATCACGGCGCGTACTTCGAGGCCGACAGTGGATTGTGTACGTTCGGCCCCTGTGAAGGGGCACGCCTCGAGGCTGTGGAGGTCGCCGTCGACGACGGTATCGTCTACGTGAGCGACGATGTCTACTGCTACACCGGTCTTGGCCTGATCGAACGAGAGTCGGCTGATCGGACATCGACGTCGAACGTACAGTTCTACGAAGTCGGGGGAAAGAACCGAACCTCATACGGACTGTTGTAA
- a CDS encoding DUF7344 domain-containing protein, with product MSHPTQRSDTATDLAADTLDWLSARQESPAAVDEVLQALGHQRRRLLYDVLRTHEQELTLPDAAEEVAQQEANRPITELSAERIADVYISLYHDHLPRLVEAGLLEYDQENDLVALATH from the coding sequence ATGAGCCACCCGACCCAGCGGAGCGACACCGCAACGGATCTCGCAGCCGACACCCTCGACTGGCTCAGCGCTCGTCAGGAGTCACCGGCGGCAGTCGACGAGGTGTTGCAAGCACTGGGCCATCAGCGCCGTCGCCTCCTCTACGACGTTCTCAGAACTCACGAACAGGAACTCACGTTGCCCGATGCCGCCGAGGAGGTCGCCCAGCAGGAAGCTAACCGACCGATCACCGAACTCTCGGCCGAACGGATCGCGGACGTCTACATCTCGCTGTATCACGACCACCTCCCGCGACTCGTCGAAGCCGGCTTGCTCGAGTACGATCAGGAAAACGACCTGGTTGCACTGGCGACCCACTGA
- a CDS encoding transcriptional regulator: MREADETTRQRLTDALRTRPATPSELASEFDLTTGSILRHLEHVARSIDGTDEQMLVSPPRCRDCGFDRFDDRLNLPSRCPECKSESVAEPVFTVERARE, translated from the coding sequence ATGCGGGAAGCCGACGAGACGACGCGACAGCGACTCACCGACGCGCTTCGAACACGACCAGCAACGCCGAGTGAACTCGCCAGCGAGTTCGATTTAACGACGGGATCGATCCTTCGCCACCTCGAGCACGTCGCCCGATCGATCGATGGAACGGACGAACAGATGCTCGTGTCGCCGCCGAGGTGTCGGGACTGCGGCTTCGACCGGTTCGATGACCGCCTGAATCTCCCGTCCCGGTGTCCCGAGTGCAAGAGCGAGTCCGTCGCTGAGCCGGTGTTTACGGTTGAACGAGCCCGAGAGTGA
- a CDS encoding nucleoside triphosphate pyrophosphohydrolase, producing the protein MEWTGSERPRYATEYDKLVRDRIPAIIDENGDRSVTHVADDAEYERRLLEKLEEECTEVRDELTLEELEETRRQKSVERGGFDDRIVLERVHESDPL; encoded by the coding sequence GTGGAGTGGACGGGTTCCGAACGCCCTCGGTATGCTACGGAATACGACAAACTCGTTCGCGATCGAATCCCAGCGATTATCGACGAAAACGGTGACCGGTCGGTCACCCACGTCGCCGACGATGCCGAATACGAGCGCCGACTGCTCGAAAAACTCGAGGAAGAGTGTACGGAGGTTCGCGACGAACTGACGCTCGAGGAACTCGAGGAAACCCGTCGACAGAAGTCGGTCGAGCGTGGAGGGTTCGACGACCGGATTGTCCTCGAACGCGTGCACGAGAGCGACCCGTTGTGA
- a CDS encoding sugar phosphate nucleotidyltransferase — MKAVVLAGGYATRLWPITKHRPKMFLPVGESTVIDHIFAELEADDRIDEVFVSTNERFEAEFEAHLAESPFDKPRLSVEDTAEEDEKFGVVGALAQLIDRETVDDDLVVIAGDNLISFDIAEFIDYFERQGTPSLAAYDVGSREKAKSYGLVELEGERVVDFQEKPDDPKSTLVSIACYAFPEENLSLLSTYLEEGNNPDEPGWFIQWLQNREPTHAFTFEGAWFDIGTPDSYLDAVAWHLDGDNLIADSATLEDVTIGENVHVMDGATLEHSTVDHAVIFPDATVRNADIRRSIIDEETRLENMDLAGALIGAHTTITNGPRE; from the coding sequence ATGAAGGCCGTCGTGCTTGCCGGAGGCTACGCGACCCGGTTGTGGCCGATTACCAAACATCGGCCGAAGATGTTTCTCCCCGTCGGTGAGTCGACCGTCATCGATCACATCTTCGCCGAACTCGAGGCAGACGACCGCATCGACGAGGTGTTCGTCAGCACCAACGAACGCTTCGAAGCCGAATTCGAGGCCCACCTCGCTGAATCGCCGTTCGACAAACCGCGGCTGTCGGTCGAAGACACCGCCGAGGAGGACGAGAAGTTCGGCGTCGTCGGCGCGCTCGCCCAGCTCATCGACCGGGAGACCGTCGACGACGACCTCGTCGTGATCGCCGGCGACAACCTCATCAGCTTCGACATCGCCGAGTTCATCGACTACTTCGAACGCCAGGGGACGCCCTCGCTCGCCGCCTACGACGTCGGTTCGCGGGAGAAGGCAAAATCGTACGGCCTCGTCGAACTCGAGGGAGAGCGCGTCGTCGACTTTCAGGAAAAACCGGACGATCCAAAGAGCACCCTCGTATCCATCGCCTGCTACGCGTTCCCCGAAGAGAACCTCTCGTTACTCTCGACGTATCTCGAAGAGGGAAACAACCCCGACGAACCGGGCTGGTTCATCCAGTGGCTCCAGAACCGCGAACCCACCCACGCGTTCACGTTCGAAGGCGCCTGGTTCGACATCGGGACGCCCGACAGCTACCTCGACGCCGTCGCCTGGCACCTGGATGGCGACAATCTGATCGCCGACTCGGCGACCCTCGAGGACGTCACGATCGGCGAGAACGTCCACGTGATGGATGGCGCGACGCTCGAGCACTCGACCGTCGATCACGCCGTGATCTTTCCGGACGCGACCGTCCGCAACGCCGACATTCGACGATCGATCATCGACGAGGAGACCCGACTCGAGAACATGGATCTTGCCGGGGCACTCATCGGCGCTCACACGACGATCACGAACGGCCCGCGGGAGTGA